In Acinetobacter sp. TGL-Y2, a genomic segment contains:
- a CDS encoding class I SAM-dependent methyltransferase, which translates to MTTHWTDGYQTTVNYTFGYYKDLSPNFQKFCLLLNGVDCPASHEEHTHCELGFGQGVSLNIHAASGFGHFYGTDFNPAHAAHANVLAEQSQTEHHFYDDSFEELLNKNLPLFDSISLHGIWSWISHENQHIILKFIRKHLKPNGIVYISYNCVTGWAANMPIRELFHSHFKFNSTSTNPIQNVSDALDFSEQLLNKNPNFAKVNPNAIKKVQELKKQNPNYLIHEYLNQDWQCYSFQQVVRTLEDIKLSYAGSTDLNTQLNNINFSEEHQQFLNKIEHPIFKEQCRDYFANTQFRRDLFIRGKNNLTPLQTQQRLSQIPFVLLCNPRDIPKTINGYLGEFNLIQDIYKPIGQLFKDKNYQVLTIAEIEKEYPQLNCSKVLNALVILCHLGLAQPCQLNPTRQMIEQCQNINLYLLHQASFQANYQVLANAITGIGIPTDHFTQLFYRAYFVDSLKTAKQFANYVYEVLIALNWLVLDQDGQAVHDKAKSIQIIQAKAELFLASDKIEIAKQLKLFA; encoded by the coding sequence ATGACCACGCATTGGACGGATGGTTATCAAACGACTGTGAACTACACGTTTGGTTATTACAAAGATTTGAGCCCTAATTTTCAAAAATTTTGCCTACTGCTTAATGGCGTAGATTGCCCGGCGAGTCACGAAGAACATACCCATTGTGAATTAGGCTTCGGTCAAGGGGTCAGTTTAAACATCCATGCCGCATCAGGTTTTGGTCACTTCTATGGAACAGATTTTAATCCCGCACATGCCGCACATGCCAATGTGCTTGCAGAACAAAGTCAAACTGAACACCACTTTTACGATGACAGTTTTGAAGAACTGCTCAATAAGAATTTACCTTTATTTGATTCAATTAGCTTGCATGGTATATGGAGTTGGATCAGTCATGAAAACCAACATATTATTTTAAAATTTATTCGAAAACACTTAAAACCCAATGGCATCGTGTATATCAGCTATAACTGTGTCACGGGTTGGGCGGCAAATATGCCAATCCGTGAGTTATTTCATAGCCACTTTAAGTTCAATAGTACCAGCACCAATCCCATTCAAAATGTGAGTGATGCATTAGATTTTAGTGAACAACTCTTAAACAAGAACCCCAATTTTGCGAAAGTAAATCCCAATGCCATTAAAAAAGTTCAAGAACTTAAAAAACAAAATCCGAACTATTTAATTCATGAATATTTAAATCAAGATTGGCAATGCTATTCTTTTCAACAAGTCGTGCGCACATTAGAAGACATTAAATTGTCTTATGCGGGGTCTACCGACTTAAATACGCAGTTGAACAATATAAATTTTTCTGAAGAACATCAACAATTTCTCAATAAAATTGAGCATCCAATCTTCAAAGAACAATGTCGTGATTATTTTGCCAACACTCAATTTCGTCGTGATTTATTTATCCGAGGTAAAAACAATCTCACCCCTTTACAGACTCAACAACGTCTTAGCCAAATTCCTTTCGTTCTACTGTGCAATCCTCGAGATATTCCTAAAACAATCAATGGATATTTAGGTGAATTTAACTTAATTCAAGATATTTATAAGCCGATTGGACAGCTCTTTAAAGATAAAAATTATCAAGTGCTGACCATTGCCGAAATTGAAAAAGAATATCCACAGCTGAATTGCAGTAAAGTGTTAAATGCGTTGGTCATTCTGTGTCATTTGGGCTTGGCACAACCATGCCAGCTTAACCCTACTAGACAAATGATCGAACAGTGCCAAAACATAAATTTATATTTATTGCATCAAGCCAGCTTCCAAGCCAATTACCAAGTATTAGCGAACGCCATCACAGGCATTGGCATTCCGACCGATCATTTCACTCAATTGTTTTATCGTGCCTATTTTGTTGATAGTTTAAAAACAGCAAAACAATTCGCCAACTATGTATATGAAGTGCTTATTGCTCTAAATTGGCTGGTCTTAGATCAAGACGGTCAGGCAGTCCACGATAAAGCCAAGAGCATCCAAATTATCCAAGCCAAAGCCGAATTATTTTTAGCCAGTGATAAAATTGAGATTGCGAAGCAACTTAAACTTTTTGCATAA
- the trxB gene encoding thioredoxin-disulfide reductase — protein MSARHSKLIILGSGPAGYSAAVYAARANLKPTLIAGMQLGGQLTTTTEVDNWPGDPEGLTGPALMERMQAHAERFGTELIYDHINEVDLNVRPFVLKGDMDEYTCDGLIIATGATAQYLGLESEAAYMGQGVSACATCDGFFYKNQNVMVVGGGNTAVEEALYLSNIAAHVTLVHRRDKLRSEKILQDHLFAKEKEGKISIIWNHAVEEVLGEAKAGVTGVRLQSTLDQSTQTVDVSGLFVAIGHKPNTAMFDGQLELRDGYIQVQSGINGNATATSVKGVFAAGDVADTIYRQAITSAGSGCMAALDAEKYLDNL, from the coding sequence ATGAGCGCTCGTCACTCAAAATTAATTATTTTAGGTTCTGGTCCTGCAGGCTATAGCGCGGCAGTTTATGCTGCACGTGCAAACTTAAAACCGACCCTCATTGCAGGTATGCAATTGGGTGGTCAGTTAACCACAACCACTGAAGTCGATAATTGGCCAGGTGACCCTGAAGGTTTAACTGGTCCTGCGCTTATGGAGCGTATGCAAGCGCATGCTGAGCGTTTTGGAACTGAGCTTATTTATGATCATATTAATGAAGTTGATCTGAATGTACGTCCATTTGTGCTAAAAGGCGATATGGACGAATACACCTGTGATGGACTGATTATTGCAACGGGTGCAACGGCACAATATTTAGGTTTAGAATCTGAAGCCGCGTATATGGGTCAAGGCGTCAGCGCATGTGCAACCTGTGACGGTTTCTTCTATAAGAACCAAAATGTCATGGTTGTCGGCGGTGGCAATACCGCAGTTGAAGAAGCACTTTATTTATCTAATATTGCAGCTCACGTTACACTGGTTCACCGCCGTGACAAATTACGTTCTGAAAAGATTTTACAAGATCATCTTTTTGCCAAAGAAAAAGAAGGTAAAATCAGTATCATTTGGAATCATGCAGTTGAAGAAGTTTTAGGTGAAGCGAAAGCCGGCGTCACTGGTGTTCGTCTTCAATCAACGCTTGATCAATCCACTCAAACTGTGGATGTCTCAGGTTTGTTTGTTGCAATTGGTCATAAACCCAATACTGCTATGTTCGATGGTCAGTTGGAGCTTCGTGATGGTTATATCCAAGTTCAAAGTGGCATCAACGGCAATGCAACAGCAACTTCGGTAAAAGGCGTATTTGCTGCGGGCGACGTTGCCGATACTATTTATCGCCAAGCGATTACCTCTGCGGGTTCAGGGTGTATGGCTGCACTCGATGCTGAAAAGTATTTAGACAATCTTTAA
- a CDS encoding DNA translocase FtsK, which produces MTAVSSVYAQRLVLTFFLISFGIYLFLATVTYTPFDPGWMHISSDTQHVSNASGVAGAWIADLMFGFLGWASLLIPIFLFVEAIQVWWPRSFVSRPFRYAAQFFILLSIASLNYLLWTVPADTLTNASGGIIGYELGASLSHLLTIYGAVFFLLLLTGVLFTLAFGIQWNKTWATLQATPAYLQDLFYKNVPESESAYDLTSPSAQTPKVQNAQSQATQNNAKQNDDELNHILELDETAQAATTKDKRAEIMAERLFQDMVGKEAAQQFDAEDELEFERTLEKAHRLEQENLRVVPTGEVWKALHPDDNHKREIDELLRAAEDDLQPATQSHLMDQARPQRSFAQESVQSSKSDLDWNDDQVFDELLAVVPDNQRENGMHSPFNTAPDTDEVNSTGVDLMPTAAIASGAVAAHIDPTHRALRRAENLASELDDLASLVDQSDQNYMSQHSDTALKQQQQETQPQQATPPRTTSSYAQSTPLVRAEIQTQFKPTSIVSEEEKQRIAADKTAFRDAWQETVGVPEVDEKPIDDFDMDAPLTDAFGRPMSLAMQVAQRRKDLPTLPGLEILDKVDPNKKVNFTPEQLARLSELLEIKLQEFNVKAKVIEAQPGPVVTRFELDLAPGVKASKVTNISRDLARSMSMASVRVVEVIPGKPYIGIEVPNSTREMVRLIELLETPVYRDPNSSISMAMGKDISGNPVLTDLGKAPHMLVAGTTGSGKSVAVNAMILSMLLKYTPKQLRLILIDPKQLELANYNDIPHLLTPVVTDMKDAVNALNWCVNEMERRYKLMSFLKIRKLSDYNRKVEEAIANGEDLIDPTWKASDSVVGERAPRLEPLPSIVIVADEFADMIMQVGKKAEEMITRLAQKSRAAGIHLLLATQRPSVDVITGLIKANIPTRVALRVNSKIDSRTILDAGGAEDLLGHGDMLFLGPGKIEPERVHGAFISDDEVNRICDAWRERAAPNYVDEILTPYDEEPTSRGFEDGDGSSDRDALYDQCVSFVLETRKASTSSLQRKFSLGYNRAARIIDQMEENGIVSSMGANGKREILV; this is translated from the coding sequence ATGACTGCGGTGTCAAGTGTTTATGCACAGCGCTTAGTTTTAACATTCTTCTTAATCTCATTTGGTATTTACCTGTTCTTAGCAACAGTGACTTATACGCCATTTGATCCAGGTTGGATGCATATTTCAAGTGATACACAACACGTTTCAAATGCCAGTGGTGTGGCCGGTGCATGGATTGCTGACTTAATGTTTGGCTTTCTAGGCTGGGCAAGTTTGCTGATTCCTATTTTTCTCTTTGTTGAGGCGATTCAGGTTTGGTGGCCACGTAGTTTTGTCAGTCGTCCATTTCGTTATGCGGCACAATTTTTTATTTTGCTCAGTATTGCAAGTCTCAACTATTTGTTGTGGACGGTGCCTGCAGATACCTTAACCAATGCCTCTGGCGGTATTATTGGTTATGAGTTGGGTGCAAGCTTATCGCACTTGTTGACGATTTATGGCGCAGTATTCTTTTTGCTACTTTTAACTGGTGTCCTGTTCACTTTAGCCTTTGGTATTCAATGGAATAAAACTTGGGCGACCTTACAAGCTACGCCTGCGTATTTACAAGATTTGTTTTATAAAAATGTGCCTGAAAGCGAATCTGCGTATGACTTGACTAGTCCGTCTGCGCAGACGCCCAAAGTACAAAATGCTCAATCGCAAGCTACTCAAAATAATGCAAAACAAAATGATGATGAGTTGAATCACATTCTTGAACTGGATGAAACGGCTCAAGCAGCTACGACAAAAGACAAGCGCGCTGAAATCATGGCTGAACGCTTATTTCAAGACATGGTCGGTAAAGAGGCTGCACAGCAATTTGATGCTGAAGATGAGTTAGAGTTTGAGCGTACCTTAGAAAAAGCACATCGTTTGGAGCAAGAAAATCTACGCGTTGTGCCAACGGGCGAAGTGTGGAAAGCATTACATCCAGATGATAATCACAAGCGTGAAATTGATGAGCTGCTTCGAGCGGCTGAAGATGATTTACAGCCTGCTACCCAATCGCACTTGATGGATCAGGCACGCCCTCAGCGTTCATTTGCACAGGAATCGGTGCAGTCTTCAAAATCAGACTTAGATTGGAATGATGATCAGGTTTTTGATGAATTATTGGCCGTGGTACCTGACAATCAGCGCGAAAATGGGATGCATTCACCGTTTAACACAGCGCCTGATACGGATGAAGTCAATTCGACTGGAGTGGATCTAATGCCCACTGCGGCTATCGCTTCTGGGGCGGTTGCTGCACACATCGATCCGACCCATAGGGCACTGCGCCGTGCTGAAAATTTAGCATCGGAATTGGATGATCTGGCTTCATTGGTGGATCAGTCTGATCAGAATTACATGTCTCAGCATTCAGATACGGCGTTAAAGCAACAGCAGCAAGAAACTCAGCCTCAGCAAGCGACGCCACCTCGAACCACTTCGAGCTATGCGCAATCAACGCCTTTGGTAAGAGCTGAAATTCAAACACAATTTAAGCCGACCAGTATCGTATCGGAAGAAGAAAAACAGCGGATTGCGGCGGACAAGACTGCATTTAGAGATGCATGGCAAGAAACGGTCGGTGTGCCTGAGGTTGATGAAAAACCTATCGATGATTTTGATATGGACGCGCCATTAACCGATGCATTTGGTCGACCAATGTCATTGGCGATGCAAGTGGCGCAGCGACGTAAAGATCTACCAACATTACCTGGACTTGAAATTCTGGATAAAGTCGATCCCAATAAAAAGGTCAACTTCACCCCAGAGCAGTTGGCACGTTTATCTGAACTGTTGGAAATTAAGCTGCAAGAATTTAATGTCAAAGCCAAAGTCATTGAGGCACAGCCAGGTCCTGTGGTCACCCGTTTTGAACTGGATCTTGCTCCTGGGGTAAAAGCTTCCAAAGTCACCAATATTTCGCGTGACTTGGCACGTTCAATGTCGATGGCTTCAGTACGTGTGGTCGAAGTCATTCCGGGTAAACCATATATTGGAATCGAGGTGCCTAACAGTACCCGTGAAATGGTGCGTCTGATTGAACTGCTTGAAACACCAGTGTATCGAGATCCGAACAGCTCGATTTCTATGGCGATGGGTAAAGATATTTCAGGTAATCCAGTCCTGACTGACTTGGGTAAAGCACCACATATGTTGGTGGCGGGTACAACAGGTTCGGGTAAATCGGTTGCGGTGAATGCCATGATTTTGTCGATGTTATTAAAATACACGCCAAAACAATTGCGTTTGATTCTAATCGATCCGAAGCAGTTAGAACTTGCCAACTATAATGATATTCCGCATTTGCTGACGCCTGTTGTGACAGACATGAAAGATGCGGTCAACGCATTGAACTGGTGTGTCAATGAAATGGAACGTCGTTATAAACTGATGTCATTCCTTAAAATTCGAAAATTGTCAGACTACAACCGCAAGGTTGAAGAAGCCATTGCCAATGGTGAGGACCTCATTGACCCGACATGGAAGGCCAGTGACTCGGTTGTGGGTGAGCGCGCGCCTCGTTTAGAACCTTTACCATCGATTGTGATTGTTGCGGACGAATTTGCAGACATGATCATGCAGGTCGGTAAAAAGGCTGAAGAAATGATTACCCGTTTGGCACAGAAATCACGTGCAGCCGGTATTCACTTACTCCTTGCCACACAGCGACCTTCGGTGGATGTGATTACCGGCTTGATCAAAGCCAATATTCCAACCCGTGTGGCTTTACGTGTGAACTCTAAAATTGACTCAAGAACCATTTTAGATGCAGGTGGCGCAGAAGACTTGCTAGGTCATGGTGACATGTTGTTCTTGGGGCCGGGTAAAATTGAACCAGAACGCGTGCACGGTGCTTTTATTTCAGATGATGAAGTAAACCGTATTTGTGATGCTTGGCGTGAACGTGCAGCGCCGAACTATGTGGATGAAATTTTAACGCCTTATGATGAAGAACCGACGTCTCGTGGTTTTGAAGATGGCGATGGCAGTTCAGATCGTGATGCTCTATATGATCAGTGCGTATCTTTTGTCTTGGAAACCCGTAAAGCATCTACATCATCGCTACAGCGAAAATTTAGTTTGGGTTATAACCGTGCAGCACGGATTATTGACCAGATGGAAGAAAATGGTATTGTGAGTTCAATGGGTGCCAATGGTAAACGAGAAATCTTGGTTTAA
- a CDS encoding PA4642 family protein, whose product MALSQPATFNEEWSDERVFAYLTQLPPEGVNADFHVLYHAFKHMRPFDYQRLLTQFVAEGRDIHATNPEGQRIHDVIATFPRQKEGFLEVLAQFA is encoded by the coding sequence ATGGCATTATCTCAGCCAGCCACATTCAATGAAGAATGGTCAGACGAGCGCGTATTTGCCTATTTAACTCAGCTGCCTCCTGAAGGTGTGAATGCTGACTTTCATGTGCTCTATCATGCATTCAAGCACATGCGCCCTTTTGACTATCAGCGCTTACTTACGCAATTTGTTGCAGAGGGTCGTGATATCCATGCAACCAATCCTGAAGGCCAGCGCATTCATGATGTGATCGCAACATTTCCACGTCAAAAAGAAGGCTTTTTAGAGGTTTTGGCGCAGTTTGCTTAA
- the minE gene encoding cell division topological specificity factor MinE has product MAGFWSKLFSNDEKQPSAQTAKDRLKVIVASENGLGKRLSQDKIDQMKKEIMQVVNRYVRGVDEQHIQMSVRSEANIEMLEMNINLPEER; this is encoded by the coding sequence ATGGCAGGATTTTGGAGTAAACTTTTCAGCAATGACGAAAAACAACCCAGTGCACAAACTGCAAAGGATCGTTTAAAAGTTATCGTAGCGTCTGAAAATGGCTTAGGCAAACGTTTAAGCCAAGATAAGATTGATCAAATGAAAAAAGAAATCATGCAAGTGGTCAATCGCTATGTTCGTGGTGTGGATGAACAACATATTCAAATGTCGGTTCGTTCTGAAGCAAATATCGAAATGTTAGAAATGAATATCAATTTGCCTGAAGAACGTTAA
- the minD gene encoding septum site-determining protein MinD, with protein MAKIVVVTSGKGGVGKTTTSASFATGLALRGHKTVVIDFDVGLRNLDLIMGCERRVVYDFVNVLNNEARLQQALIRDKEIENLYILPASQTRDKDALTDEGVARVMDELSLEFDYIICDSPAGIERGAILAMYHADEAIIVTNPEISSVRDSDRIIGMLDSKTKKVENNEGRIRKHLCITRFNPERADKQEMLTIDDISKDILRVPTLGVIPECEIVLQASNEGKPVILYQETEAGQAYDDLVARFLGEERPYRHITVKPKGWLARLFGA; from the coding sequence GTGGCGAAAATTGTTGTCGTAACATCAGGTAAAGGTGGCGTAGGTAAAACAACTACGAGTGCATCTTTTGCAACAGGTCTAGCCCTACGTGGCCACAAAACTGTTGTTATTGATTTTGACGTAGGCTTACGTAATCTTGACCTGATCATGGGTTGTGAACGTCGTGTTGTCTATGATTTTGTCAATGTATTGAACAACGAAGCACGCTTACAACAAGCATTGATTCGTGATAAAGAAATTGAAAATCTTTATATTTTACCCGCTTCACAGACCCGTGATAAAGATGCGCTGACCGATGAAGGCGTGGCACGTGTTATGGATGAGTTGTCTTTAGAATTTGATTACATTATCTGTGACTCACCTGCAGGTATTGAACGTGGTGCAATTCTTGCCATGTATCATGCAGACGAAGCAATCATTGTGACCAACCCTGAAATTTCATCTGTACGCGATTCAGATCGTATTATTGGTATGCTCGACAGCAAAACCAAGAAAGTTGAAAATAATGAAGGTCGTATCCGCAAACACTTGTGTATCACACGTTTTAACCCTGAACGTGCAGATAAACAAGAGATGCTGACCATTGATGATATTTCAAAAGATATTCTACGTGTTCCAACACTGGGCGTGATTCCAGAGTGCGAAATTGTCCTTCAAGCATCAAACGAAGGTAAACCTGTTATTCTTTATCAAGAGACAGAAGCAGGTCAAGCGTATGACGACCTTGTAGCTCGTTTCTTGGGTGAAGAACGACCTTACCGTCACATCACGGTAAAACCTAAGGGTTGGTTAGCACGACTATTTGGAGCGTAA
- the minC gene encoding septum site-determining protein MinC, whose translation MADIRITGRMVNFTRLTFDTNDHTAIRQQLSAMMNETSYQGALVILDSTVEQELIALIQLLVSLDLQPMAVVDGLLGDEARLIQFPILAADRPLQRIKASQEQVVETQIEAAHPVQAESAAEKPLKKIAHITSYHNEILRTGQCLVQDHGDIILNAGINSGSEVIASGNIHIYGSVRGRVIAGAGANYAARIFCHSLEAELVSIAGTYCVADDIPQHVTKKPVHIYLNDQQELVFEALEF comes from the coding sequence ATGGCTGATATTCGGATTACGGGCAGAATGGTTAATTTTACCCGATTAACCTTTGACACCAATGATCATACTGCTATCCGCCAACAACTGAGTGCCATGATGAATGAAACCTCTTATCAAGGGGCTTTGGTCATTTTGGACAGTACCGTCGAACAAGAATTGATTGCACTTATTCAACTCTTGGTCAGTTTAGACTTACAACCTATGGCTGTGGTGGATGGATTACTCGGCGATGAAGCTCGTCTCATTCAATTCCCCATTTTAGCTGCAGATCGACCTTTACAGCGAATTAAAGCCTCACAAGAACAAGTGGTGGAAACGCAGATTGAAGCAGCCCATCCAGTTCAAGCTGAAAGCGCTGCTGAAAAACCTTTGAAGAAAATTGCACATATCACCTCATATCACAATGAAATCTTGCGCACCGGTCAATGCTTGGTGCAAGACCATGGCGACATCATTTTAAACGCAGGTATTAACAGCGGTTCCGAAGTGATTGCTTCAGGAAATATACATATTTATGGTAGTGTGCGTGGTAGAGTGATCGCCGGCGCTGGCGCTAATTATGCAGCCCGAATTTTCTGTCATTCTTTAGAAGCAGAATTGGTATCTATTGCAGGGACTTATTGCGTTGCTGATGATATTCCTCAGCATGTAACCAAAAAGCCCGTGCATATTTATTTGAATGACCAACAAGAGCTGGTATTTGAAGCTCTAGAATTTTAA
- a CDS encoding acyltransferase, with amino-acid sequence MAIQKQPILKKILKGLAVTSVITGSTFFHGPPVLALGLTKLIKQSRKVDKANINITNSWLGVNNSLIDHILPQLKWHITIDDHLDLNMQGRYLMTCNHQSWVDTTVTQYFGLTRMPLTRFFTKWELIFIPFVGQAFKILGFPMMKRHTKAQIAKNPELKYRDLEEARKSCQQLLSQPFTLLNYLEGTRFSPEKHAQQQSPYQNLLKAKAGGLALALNILENEIDALVDMTIVYPEGVPDYGDFWLGDVSQIAVDLRKIEIPDWVRGGNYEDDAEYRSRFQHWVDTLWTEKDQLITQLKQQLQSQPVN; translated from the coding sequence ATGGCAATACAAAAACAACCTATTTTAAAAAAAATATTAAAAGGTTTAGCGGTCACATCAGTGATCACGGGCAGTACTTTCTTTCATGGTCCTCCTGTATTGGCCTTGGGTTTAACCAAACTGATCAAGCAATCACGTAAAGTAGATAAAGCCAACATCAACATCACCAACAGTTGGCTCGGTGTTAACAATTCGCTAATTGATCACATTTTACCCCAGTTAAAATGGCATATCACGATTGATGATCATTTGGATTTAAATATGCAAGGGCGTTACTTAATGACCTGTAATCATCAAAGTTGGGTTGATACCACAGTGACCCAATATTTTGGACTAACTCGTATGCCCCTCACCCGTTTTTTTACCAAATGGGAGCTGATCTTCATCCCCTTTGTAGGTCAAGCCTTTAAAATCTTGGGTTTTCCGATGATGAAGCGCCATACCAAAGCACAAATTGCTAAAAATCCTGAGCTGAAATATAGAGATTTGGAAGAAGCACGTAAGTCTTGCCAGCAGCTGTTGAGTCAACCGTTTACCCTGCTTAATTATCTAGAAGGCACACGTTTTAGCCCAGAAAAACATGCCCAGCAACAATCACCTTATCAGAATTTGCTCAAAGCCAAAGCAGGTGGTTTAGCGTTGGCCTTAAATATTTTGGAAAATGAAATAGATGCCTTGGTCGACATGACCATTGTTTATCCTGAAGGTGTGCCAGATTATGGTGATTTCTGGTTAGGCGATGTTTCGCAGATCGCGGTGGATTTACGTAAAATTGAAATACCCGATTGGGTGCGTGGTGGAAATTACGAAGATGATGCAGAATACCGTAGCCGCTTTCAGCACTGGGTAGATACCCTTTGGACTGAAAAAGACCAATTAATTACACAGTTAAAACAACAACTGCAAAGCCAGCCTGTAAATTAA
- a CDS encoding OmpA family protein, translating into MRALVISTVVGALALTGCQNMEYDKAAIGTGLGALLGAGIAYSNADKDKMGQAAAIGAVVGAGAGALLDRKEKRLREELAGTGVDVNRNPDGSINMVMPSVTFATNSATIQPRFQSALNDVAKVLREDGTSAKLALVIHGHTDNTGSDAINNPLSQNRASSVLGYLSSQGISSSRMTARGYGSTSPIADNGSAAGREQNRRVEITVYQTN; encoded by the coding sequence ATGCGTGCACTAGTAATTTCAACTGTTGTAGGGGCTTTGGCACTCACTGGTTGCCAAAACATGGAATATGATAAAGCTGCTATCGGTACTGGTCTTGGTGCTTTGTTGGGTGCTGGTATTGCGTATTCGAATGCCGATAAAGACAAAATGGGACAAGCTGCTGCCATTGGTGCTGTAGTCGGCGCAGGTGCAGGTGCATTACTTGACCGTAAAGAAAAACGTCTTCGTGAAGAATTGGCGGGTACTGGTGTTGACGTTAATCGTAATCCAGATGGTTCGATCAACATGGTGATGCCAAGCGTAACCTTCGCGACCAATTCTGCAACGATTCAGCCACGTTTCCAATCTGCATTGAACGATGTTGCTAAAGTTTTACGTGAAGATGGTACTTCTGCGAAGTTGGCACTGGTGATCCATGGTCATACAGACAACACAGGTTCTGATGCCATTAACAACCCATTGTCGCAAAACCGTGCAAGTTCAGTACTTGGCTACTTATCTTCTCAAGGTATTTCAAGCTCGCGTATGACTGCGCGTGGTTATGGTTCAACTTCTCCAATCGCTGACAATGGTTCAGCTGCGGGTCGTGAACAAAACCGTCGTGTAGAAATCACCGTGTATCAAACCAACTAA